In the genome of Bradyrhizobium sp. CIAT3101, one region contains:
- a CDS encoding heme-binding protein — MPCSYDCLTLEDAKQMLSAAEAKATSLGIAYNMAVVDAGGHLLAFLRQDGALIGSIDLAIDKAVTARLFDKATSDLAQLAQSGRPLFGIQQSNAGKVVIFGGGIPVVFDGRVVGAVGTSAGTVEQDIAVAEAAISALGPKPKGELAR, encoded by the coding sequence ATGCCGTGCTCATACGACTGCCTCACGCTCGAGGATGCGAAGCAGATGTTGTCCGCCGCCGAAGCGAAGGCGACGAGTCTTGGTATTGCGTACAATATGGCGGTGGTCGATGCCGGCGGTCATCTCCTGGCGTTCCTGCGTCAGGACGGCGCGCTGATCGGAAGTATCGATCTTGCGATCGACAAGGCGGTGACCGCGCGATTGTTCGACAAGGCGACATCGGACCTCGCGCAACTCGCACAGTCGGGAAGGCCGTTGTTCGGCATCCAGCAGAGCAATGCCGGCAAGGTCGTGATCTTTGGTGGAGGAATCCCCGTCGTGTTTGATGGGCGTGTGGTCGGTGCTGTCGGCACCAGCGCAGGCACAGTCGAACAGGACATTGCGGTTGCCGAGGCGGCGATATCGGCGCTTGGGCCCAAACCGAAGGGAGAGCTTGCCCGATGA
- a CDS encoding cytochrome c, which translates to MKSVIGAAIAGAVVGLGAIWYVRGPGPLAFTGGKNVAVADYKDGDPTGVPADMRQASLLERGKYLTEAADCVVCHTGPGGKKYAGGFAFKLPFGTMYSTNITPDTETGIGKYTDQKFLDAMHRGVRRDGARLYPAMPYTSYTFVTDADALAIKAYLFSLAPVRAVPPANTLLFPFNQRWAMTFWSLVFNPDTRFQPDASQSLKWNRGAYLAEALAHCGECHTPRNIGFALDNRKKFAGAPVAGWHASDISSNKVSGLGGWSDDDIASYLAAGHVSGHGTASGPMGEAVDHSFSKMTKADIEAMVTFLRSVPPAASSGSSAKTVPAPVSHKDGVTASLLGKKVFEGACVSCHGWSGESVVSKFATLTGSAAVNDPSAMNVAQIVISGTRRLTPEAALSMPSFGHAFSDDEIAAVVNYVTARFGTKGSSLTARDIADLRAQN; encoded by the coding sequence GTGAAATCCGTGATCGGCGCCGCGATTGCCGGCGCCGTCGTTGGGCTGGGCGCGATCTGGTACGTTCGCGGGCCGGGGCCGCTGGCGTTCACCGGCGGCAAGAACGTCGCCGTGGCGGACTACAAGGACGGCGACCCGACCGGCGTGCCTGCAGATATGAGGCAGGCCAGCCTGCTCGAGCGCGGCAAATATCTCACGGAGGCGGCGGACTGCGTGGTCTGCCATACCGGGCCGGGCGGCAAGAAATATGCTGGGGGCTTTGCGTTCAAGCTCCCGTTCGGAACCATGTATTCGACCAACATCACGCCGGATACGGAGACGGGCATCGGCAAGTACACCGACCAGAAATTCCTCGACGCGATGCATCGCGGTGTGCGCCGCGATGGCGCACGGCTTTATCCGGCGATGCCCTACACGTCCTATACGTTCGTCACGGACGCCGATGCGCTCGCGATCAAGGCCTACCTCTTCAGCCTGGCGCCGGTGCGCGCCGTGCCGCCGGCAAACACGCTGCTGTTTCCGTTCAACCAGCGCTGGGCCATGACGTTCTGGTCACTGGTGTTCAATCCCGATACACGCTTCCAGCCTGACGCGTCGCAAAGCCTGAAATGGAATCGCGGAGCCTATTTGGCCGAGGCGCTGGCGCATTGCGGCGAGTGCCACACACCGCGCAATATCGGCTTTGCGCTGGATAACCGGAAGAAATTTGCCGGGGCGCCGGTCGCAGGCTGGCACGCGTCCGATATCTCCTCCAACAAGGTTAGCGGCCTCGGCGGCTGGAGTGATGATGACATCGCCTCCTATCTCGCGGCCGGGCATGTGTCAGGTCACGGCACGGCGTCGGGGCCGATGGGCGAGGCCGTCGATCACTCCTTCAGCAAGATGACGAAGGCCGATATCGAGGCGATGGTGACGTTCCTGCGGAGCGTTCCTCCCGCTGCGTCATCCGGCTCTTCCGCAAAGACGGTGCCCGCGCCGGTCTCCCACAAGGATGGCGTGACCGCCAGCCTGCTCGGCAAGAAGGTGTTCGAGGGCGCTTGCGTGAGCTGCCACGGCTGGAGCGGCGAGAGCGTGGTCTCGAAATTTGCAACCCTGACCGGCAGCGCCGCCGTCAACGACCCGAGCGCGATGAATGTGGCGCAGATCGTGATCAGCGGCACGAGGCGCCTGACGCCGGAGGCCGCGCTGTCGATGCCCTCATTCGGCCATGCCTTCTCCGACGACGAGATCGCCGCAGTCGTCAACTACGTTACCGCGCGCTTTGGAACCAAGGGCTCGTCGCTCACGGCGCGCGATATTGCTGACCTGCGGGCGCAGAACTAG